The genomic interval TGCGAAGGTCGGCGACTTTGCTTATCTTGAGGTGGCGTGGACAAACCAGTATGGTGCGTTCTTAAAGTGGGGTCCGATGAAAGACCTCTTCTGCCCTTTCCGTGAGCAGAAACAGCGCATGGAGACTGGCAAGAGCTATATTGTCTATGTGAAGGAGGACGAGGAGAGCCACAGACTCATGGCAACAGCAAAGGTGGAGAAATTCATTACCCCACTCTATCCCACCGAAGGAGGAAAACATGGACAGGAATGCTCAATACTCGTATGGCAGAAAACCGACCTGGGATTCAAGGTCATAGTTGACAATAAATATCAGGGACAGATATATGACAACCAGGTGTTTCAGCCACTCCACACAGGCGACTGCATGACGGCCTACATAGACCACGTGAGACAGGACGGCAAGATTGACATAACGATACAGCCAACAGGCAGGAAACACACGCTTGACTTTGCCGAGGTGCTGCTACGCTATCTCTACGAGAACAACGGTTTCTGTGAGCTTAGCGATAAGAGTCCCTCAGAGATTATTGCTGACCGATTCAAGGTGTCGAAGAAGATATACAAAAAAGCCATCGGCGACCTTTATCGCAGACGGCTTATCACAATCTCTGATGACGGAATAAAACTTGTTACGGAATAGTAACCTCTAATTATATTCCGTTCTCTTTCATCATTTTGAGGATAAATTCTTTGTCGGGTGCGAATACATGATTTAGCACTCCGACAGACACTATCCGTACCTTACCTCCATAGTTTATCTTACCTATGGAGACAATATAGTAGTTGTCAACAGTCACGATGTTGTTGATGGCAAACCCGCTACTCAAGCCTACTGCCGACTGACCAATCATGTTGAAAATAGAGCCGATAATATCATCGCTCTTGTCTATTCCGAACTTCTCGTTGATTGCAGCGCTAAACTCCCTGTTCAGCACGGCCTTGTGCTCAGCCTCAGAAGGACAAGTGACAAACATAGCAACAACAAGTACCACTAAAGCAACTATTATAAAAGCGCAACCTTTTCTCATTTATATTTTTGGGGAATAATTACATATTTACGAATAATTACTTCTCAGCAAAAAATTATTTCAGATATTTCTTTCCTTTGCTCACGACAATTTCATGCTGAAGACTATTAGCATCTTTCTTCACGCCGCCTACAGTATAATAATCGTTGACAGAAGCCTTAGTCGAGAGCAGGCGCTCAACGCTTGTCGTTGTCTTGTAATCATCTATGCTTTTTGCGAAGTTGATGTCATAGATCTCGCAAGAACCGTCAGTATTAGAAGAGGTCAGACCGAAAATGGTCTGACCTAAACATACACTTGGATGATCGCCTGTGAAGTTCTCATAGATGCCGCTGGAAGATATGTTCCATGCTATGAGCTGCTGACTGTTGCCATCGACGGTTATCGTCTGACTGTGAGCAGGAGCAACCTGTGTGCCGTGATTGGAACCGTTGAGCCACCAGAGATAAGACATTCCGCTTGACAGGCTGAGTCCCTTTCCGCGAACCACGAGATAAGTCTGCGCCTTCTCAATGGTGTAGTCGGTATCCTGATATTTCAACATAAGGGCAATATTGTTTGCGCCTGTAGCCTTTGCCTTCAGAACATTGCCTTCACTCTTGATGTTGCTTGCCGAGATGCGTGCTGCGTCGCCAGTAGTCCAGTCGGATGGATTGAAGATATAAGCCGACGACACATAGTCTTTAACAAGTCGCAGATAGTACATTCCAGGATTCATAGTGCCTGCATTTGCACTAAGACGAACCACGAACTGTGTCTTCACGTTGCCGCTGGCATCCTTCAAGAGTGATGCGGGTATAGGATATTCAATGTTGAAGAATCCGTTGAACGACTTCTTCACCTGTGCAGGAATCTCTATATCGGCTACCTTAACGCCGTCAATGGTCAGAGTGCCCTTGCGTCCTTTGTCGGCTGTTGTAAAGCGAAGCATTACAGCCAGTCCCTCTGACACCTTGTTAGGATTGAAGAGTGTGAACTGCACATATCCGCCGTTTTTTGCGTCGCGATAACTCTCGCCATTATACGAGCCCTTGTTTGAGTCAGAAGAGTAGTTGAACTCATGACCTGCCTCACTCTGCTGCTCGCCAGGAGCCACGAAGTCAAGCGTACGGGCATTAAGCGCCTCTGCCTCTGCCTCAGTCTTTGCCATATCGCTCTTTGCGAAGTTCTCAGCTGTCTGCTGATACCAGTAGCACATATAGCGGGCGTGTTGTATGCTGTAGAATGGCTTTAGTGTGAGGGTCTTCCAAGTATAGGTCTCCACGCCTTCGCGACGTGCGTCGATGGTGAATGTAAGCTTTGACAAGTCAACGGCATTTATGCGGTTTAGTACACTCGAGCGCTCACCAATGAGCAGCGGTGCCGACAACAAGTTCTTAGATGTTCCCATGCTGCCTGGAGCGTGATCCATGCGTCCTGCGCCAGCATATTCGTTCTGCAGTTTCTCATAGTTGAGACCTGTTGCTGCTGCATCAGCTTCATTCATTGCCGTTGTCTGGGCACCAAGAAGTATTGGACCATAGGTGAAAGCCACATAGTCAGTATAGTTTGGACATACTACATATTTCAGTTCCATTGGCAGTTCAACAGTCACCTTGTCGCCCACCTTCCATGTGCGATTCACGCTGACATAGCTTGCCGTGCCCTTTGTAACCTGTGAGTTGACGGCTGTACCGTTAACCTTCACTTGATAGCCGCTTCCAGCCCATGCCGGATGGCGCAGAGCGATGGTGTAGCTGCCAGCCTTCTCAATAGTAAGCTCTGTCTTCGCCTCGTAAGGGAAGCTGGTATTCTGAGTCAAAGCGAAGGCATCGCTTTCAAGACGCGAAGGTGTAAAGAGGTTCACATAGAGTGTGCTGTTGCCATTGTGGGTGTAGATGAAGTGTCCGTACTTAGAGTGGTTCTCCATGCCTGTACCCACGCAGCACCACATGCCTGAGTTAACCTGCGAATAGATGCGGTAGCCCTGTGGACGCAAAGTAGTGAAATAGACGTAACCGCCTGTCTCAGGATCTTGCGTAGAGAGTATGTGGTTCCACATGGCATACTCGTAGAAGTCAGCATATTTTGCATCTCCAGTACGGTCGGAAAGCATCTCAGAGAATTTCAGCATGTTGTTCGTGTTACATGACTCTGGTCCGTCGAGCTGGTCAATGTAGCGATTTGAGTTAGATACTGAGAGGAAGTGCTCGTTGACAGAGTTTCCGCCTATGCAGACGGTACGGTTCTGAGCCACGTCCTGCCAGAAGTTCTGCGCAGCGCTACGATAGCTCGTGGCTGTGGAATCTTCCTCGAACACGCGCTCCATACCAATATATTTTGGTACTTGTGTGTTGGCATGCTTTCCGTCAAGGAACGTGGTGTTCAACGACTGCATGCCGTTGAGCATCTGCTTGTGGGTGAAGCGCTTCGCAGCTGTAAGATACTTAGCCTGCTTCGTAAGCGTGTAGGCATCAAGCAGCGACTCATTCACTCCGCCATGCTCTGTGTTAAGCATGGACTCCATCTGCTGGTCGCTTAGATTCGAGGTGACGAGTATGCACCAGTCGCAGAGTTTCAGGAACATAGTCTTAGCTGTTTCGTTGCCTCCATAGACGTAGGCATCGCGAAGACCAGCAAGAATCTTGTGCTGACAATACCAGGGAACAGCCGTAGCGCCTTCGCCCTGAAGTGCTATATTTCCATCTTTGTAGAGAGCACGCCAAGCGTCGTTCATGGGCTGTCCGCCAATGAATCCCTTCAGTCCCTGTGTGTCGTTGTCATACTGGTCCTGACAGTCTTTCATCACCTCTACCATATAGTCCATGCGCTGCTTCAGCTGTGCGCGCATGTCTGTATCGTGACAGGCAGCATAAGCCAAAGCGAGAGCCGTGAGATAGTGTCCGCCAACATGTCCGCTGAGGTCAAAGTCAGATTTTCCCCAGTTGCTGAAGTTAGGATGATTCGTAAGCCATTGGTAGTACTTGCTGTTCTTGTCTGTGGTCTGTGCAAGTCCGGCCTGGCGCACATAGGGTGTCAGCAGACGATCAACATCATACTGCATCAGCAATTCGATGTTCTTGTTCATCGCAGTCTTCATGGGACCATCGAGGAGCGTTACCTGCTCTAAGTCGAAGTGTTTCGGATAAAGCTCAGTCTGCGCATTTGCAGTTGTTCCACAAGTTATTGCGGCAGCGAGAGCAACAGTTAGTTTTAGTTTCATATTATTGAAAAATTAGTAATTTTCAGGAGAGTATTAATAATAACACGTGATAGTTATTGTGTTTACGATTGCAAAAATACAAAAAGTCAAGCTAATAACAAAATAATTACCCTACAAATAATCATTTCCCAAATAATCATAGACACTAAGAAAACAAAAAAGCGTTCTAGAAGAACGCAATAAGAGATTAATAAGAACGAGCTGAGAGTTTAAAAAGAATGCTCGTCTATTTCCATTTCATAAGCACAAGCCCTAAAGCAATCCACAGCAGTTCGCGAACGCGACAGATTATGCTGACAAAGATGCCAAGTGCAGCAGACAGTCCAAGGGCAGCAATAGAGAGCACGAAGCCACCCTCCTGAACGCCCAACTGCATGGGAAGGAAACCAATAAGGTTGGCCAATAGCGACGTAAATGAGAGTATCAGTACTGAGTGGAGAAAGGTGAGCATAAGACCTGTGAAGCCTCCTCCACAGTCGATGTCGAATAGGAGCAACATGAAGAATATCTCAAGACTCTGAACGATACGTGAGAAAAATTCGAGGGCAAAGCTGCGATAGAAAGTAGGTTTGTCCTGATTTCTGAGAGCAGCTATCTGCTCATCAACCTCATTGATGGTCTGCTCGTGATTAGACATGAAGCGACGCCCCCACCCTCGCAGTCCAGGTATGCGAGCCACCCACGACATGAGCATCTTTACGACGCCGTGACGATAGCCACGAATGAACAATGCAAAAGCCGTGACGCAGAGCACTATGGCGAGGAAGAAAAGCACCATGAGGACAGGCGTCAGAGCAAGGTCGCCAACAGCAGCAAGGAAAAGATAGAGAAATATAGACACGAACCAAAACCAGAAATGGGCATAGATGTGCATCATGGCATATAGGATGACCGATGATGTGGCATGCTCCTTTGAAATGGTTCGCGAGAGTTCCATTATACGATAAGGCTCGCCCCCAAGTCCGCCAACAGGTGTGGCGTAATTGAGGGCGTAGCCAATGATAGTAAGACGATAGATGCTGGGAAAGGAAACATGTTCGCCTTCATCACACTTGCTCTTGACGATGAGCTGCCACGACCAAGCATTGATGGCGTAGATGACAGCCCAAACCCCTACTATGGGGACAAGCCAATAACCAGCGTGGCATAGATGCTGCCAAAGCTCGGAAAAGCTGACGTCGAACGTAAATAGCATCACCACAACGGTGGCCAGTCCGAGCAGGAAGAACAAGTTGTTCAGGCGATTCCTATTCCACATCTATTAAATGTAACTTCCTTTTTTATTAGAAAACCACCTTCTTTCCTCCTACGATATACAATCCGTGACGAGGATTAGAGTTTACGCGACGACCCTGAAGGTCGAACACTTGCTGTTTGCCATCAGCTTTTACATTAACGGTCTCTATGCCATCAGCAATTGCTTCTGGCTTAATGCCGTGCCAAGAGATAAACTCGAGGTCATTATGATTTACTGCTCCATTGGCAGCAGCAATCTTGTCTGCTATCGAATTGGTAACGATGATAAACAGACGGGCACCGTCACTGAATGTAGCCTTGTTGTAGGACCCTTCGACAGCAGGAACACGCTGGAAGCCTATATTGTCCTTCGTGTTCTGGAACTTATAGAACATACGGTCCTTCTGGCTGACAGACTTCTCATCCTCATCAGCCCAGTTAATTATAGAAGAGCGTGTGCGCATGACGCCCTGAGACTCTGACAGACTTAGAGTATATGAGCCAGGCTTGCCTACAGCAATCCACGGACCCTTGATGAGAAGCATGGAATCAGCAGGAAACTCACCATAAGTCAGATCAGTAGTAGAAGCTGTGTTGCTGGCATTAACATGAACGAACACCACTCCCTTAGGTCCACAGAAAGGTTTGTCGAAGTTTACCTCAGTAAAACCGCTCTCAGGAATGACGAGTGTTGTCTCACTTATACCTGAAACTATATCACTATAAGTGCGGATTGCAAGATTGGTTGTAACCTCGAAATCTACTGAAGAATTGTTGGTGTCGAACAGTATCTTTCTGCCATCGCTTGCTATGAAAGCTGTCTTACGCACCAGAGCCTCACCGTTGTTGCCTCCTGGAGAGGTGGTAGCTATGAAGCCTGCATCGTAGCTATCGGGTATGCGCTTCTGACTGGCATCAGGCTCAGTCTTTGCTGTGTGCTCAACGAAATCTACAGCATCGATGGTCTTATAGGCCTGAACAATCTTAAACTTCGTTCCTTCCGTCTGTCCACGATAGAAGTCCTCTGTATCCAACTTAGCGTCGGCTGCCAAAAGCACCAGTCCAAAAGGACCAGGCGACATGAACTGTAGGAAAGTATTGGTCTCTGAGTTAGTCCAGATGAGTTTCAGTTCAGGCACTTCGTCATTATGCATGTCCTTATATACTTTGTGCTGACTCTTCACCTCATAATCGGCTTGTGACAGGTCGGCTGCATTAGAAGCAGTTGTAGTGTGATTGAGAGCGCTGTTACAGATAACAAGACTTGCACCTGGACTGAGCAGACGAGTAGTCTCTGTAGGAATCTGGAACACCTGCTTTAAGGCGATGCAGCCAGAGTGGTCTTCAGCCATATTTGATGCTGTCCAGGCAGTGGAGAACTGAGCAGATGTAGTACTTGTGTTATCAGCAACACCAAGATAGATGCCTGTTATGTCGAGCGTATCAGCACAGTTGTTATACAGCTCAATGTAATTAGCCATAATGAACGCCCTGTCTTCATTGTCTTTCATATTGTTATAAAAGACCTTACTGATTAACAGTTCACCAGATACCGAACCACCGCTGGGTTTCTTCGGCTTAGCAGAAGAAGTCGAGACGCCCACAAGGAGCATCCCGACCGCTAATGTTATTACTTTTTTAGAAATGTTATTTCTCATAAGCTTACTTAATTACAACCTTCTTGCCATTAACAATGTTAATGCCCTTCTGCAGCTGGCTCATGCGAACACCCTGCAGGTTGTAGATCTCAACATCGGTAACCTTCTGTGAAGAAACATTGGTGATGCCTACGGTAGAAGTCTCGATTGAGAT from Prevotella sp. E13-27 carries:
- a CDS encoding lysylphosphatidylglycerol synthase transmembrane domain-containing protein, with the translated sequence MWNRNRLNNLFFLLGLATVVVMLFTFDVSFSELWQHLCHAGYWLVPIVGVWAVIYAINAWSWQLIVKSKCDEGEHVSFPSIYRLTIIGYALNYATPVGGLGGEPYRIMELSRTISKEHATSSVILYAMMHIYAHFWFWFVSIFLYLFLAAVGDLALTPVLMVLFFLAIVLCVTAFALFIRGYRHGVVKMLMSWVARIPGLRGWGRRFMSNHEQTINEVDEQIAALRNQDKPTFYRSFALEFFSRIVQSLEIFFMLLLFDIDCGGGFTGLMLTFLHSVLILSFTSLLANLIGFLPMQLGVQEGGFVLSIAALGLSAALGIFVSIICRVRELLWIALGLVLMKWK
- a CDS encoding beta-L-arabinofuranosidase domain-containing protein, whose product is MKLKLTVALAAAITCGTTANAQTELYPKHFDLEQVTLLDGPMKTAMNKNIELLMQYDVDRLLTPYVRQAGLAQTTDKNSKYYQWLTNHPNFSNWGKSDFDLSGHVGGHYLTALALAYAACHDTDMRAQLKQRMDYMVEVMKDCQDQYDNDTQGLKGFIGGQPMNDAWRALYKDGNIALQGEGATAVPWYCQHKILAGLRDAYVYGGNETAKTMFLKLCDWCILVTSNLSDQQMESMLNTEHGGVNESLLDAYTLTKQAKYLTAAKRFTHKQMLNGMQSLNTTFLDGKHANTQVPKYIGMERVFEEDSTATSYRSAAQNFWQDVAQNRTVCIGGNSVNEHFLSVSNSNRYIDQLDGPESCNTNNMLKFSEMLSDRTGDAKYADFYEYAMWNHILSTQDPETGGYVYFTTLRPQGYRIYSQVNSGMWCCVGTGMENHSKYGHFIYTHNGNSTLYVNLFTPSRLESDAFALTQNTSFPYEAKTELTIEKAGSYTIALRHPAWAGSGYQVKVNGTAVNSQVTKGTASYVSVNRTWKVGDKVTVELPMELKYVVCPNYTDYVAFTYGPILLGAQTTAMNEADAAATGLNYEKLQNEYAGAGRMDHAPGSMGTSKNLLSAPLLIGERSSVLNRINAVDLSKLTFTIDARREGVETYTWKTLTLKPFYSIQHARYMCYWYQQTAENFAKSDMAKTEAEAEALNARTLDFVAPGEQQSEAGHEFNYSSDSNKGSYNGESYRDAKNGGYVQFTLFNPNKVSEGLAVMLRFTTADKGRKGTLTIDGVKVADIEIPAQVKKSFNGFFNIEYPIPASLLKDASGNVKTQFVVRLSANAGTMNPGMYYLRLVKDYVSSAYIFNPSDWTTGDAARISASNIKSEGNVLKAKATGANNIALMLKYQDTDYTIEKAQTYLVVRGKGLSLSSGMSYLWWLNGSNHGTQVAPAHSQTITVDGNSQQLIAWNISSSGIYENFTGDHPSVCLGQTIFGLTSSNTDGSCEIYDINFAKSIDDYKTTTSVERLLSTKASVNDYYTVGGVKKDANSLQHEIVVSKGKKYLK
- a CDS encoding S1 RNA-binding domain-containing protein, encoding MLKLGDFNTLKIVKRVDFGLYLDGGDEGEVLMPKRYVTPSMQIGDEIEVFIYLDQDERVVATTEKPLAKVGDFAYLEVAWTNQYGAFLKWGPMKDLFCPFREQKQRMETGKSYIVYVKEDEESHRLMATAKVEKFITPLYPTEGGKHGQECSILVWQKTDLGFKVIVDNKYQGQIYDNQVFQPLHTGDCMTAYIDHVRQDGKIDITIQPTGRKHTLDFAEVLLRYLYENNGFCELSDKSPSEIIADRFKVSKKIYKKAIGDLYRRRLITISDDGIKLVTE
- a CDS encoding DUF4876 domain-containing protein; this translates as MKDNEDRAFIMANYIELYNNCADTLDITGIYLGVADNTSTTSAQFSTAWTASNMAEDHSGCIALKQVFQIPTETTRLLSPGASLVICNSALNHTTTASNAADLSQADYEVKSQHKVYKDMHNDEVPELKLIWTNSETNTFLQFMSPGPFGLVLLAADAKLDTEDFYRGQTEGTKFKIVQAYKTIDAVDFVEHTAKTEPDASQKRIPDSYDAGFIATTSPGGNNGEALVRKTAFIASDGRKILFDTNNSSVDFEVTTNLAIRTYSDIVSGISETTLVIPESGFTEVNFDKPFCGPKGVVFVHVNASNTASTTDLTYGEFPADSMLLIKGPWIAVGKPGSYTLSLSESQGVMRTRSSIINWADEDEKSVSQKDRMFYKFQNTKDNIGFQRVPAVEGSYNKATFSDGARLFIIVTNSIADKIAAANGAVNHNDLEFISWHGIKPEAIADGIETVNVKADGKQQVFDLQGRRVNSNPRHGLYIVGGKKVVF